The Pleurodeles waltl isolate 20211129_DDA chromosome 7, aPleWal1.hap1.20221129, whole genome shotgun sequence genome includes a region encoding these proteins:
- the LOC138247110 gene encoding uncharacterized protein, whose translation MEYQQTTQESRAGYQQTPQESRAEYQETTQEHRTEYQQTTQEHRTEYQQTRQERRTEYQETTQEHRTEYQQTTQEHRTEYQQTTQESRTEYQQTTQERTTEYQQTTQESTAEYQQTPQESRAEYQQTTQESRAEYQQTTHENRAEYQQTPQESRAEYQQTTQESRAEYQQTTQESRAEYQQTTQESRPGYQQTTQECRTEYQETTQERRTEYQETTQERRTEYQQTTQKGRTEYQKTTQESRADYQQTTQESRAEYL comes from the coding sequence ATGGAGTACCAACAAACAACACAGGAGAGCAGGGCAGGGTACCAACAAACACCACaggagagcagggcagagtaccAAGAAACAACACAGGAGCACAGGACAGAGTACCAACAAACAACACAGGAGCACAGGACAGAGTACCAACAAACAAGACAGGAGCGCAGGACAGAGTACCAAGAAACAACACAGGAGCACAGGACAGAGTACCAACAAACAACACAGGAGCACAGGACAGAGTACCAACAAACAACACAGGAGAGCAGGACAGAGTACCAACAAACAACACAGGAGCGCACGACAGAGTACCAACAAACAACACAGGAGAGCACGGCAGAGTACCAACAAACACCACaggagagcagggcagagtaccaacaaacaacgcaggagagcagggcagagtaccAGCAAACAACGCATGAGAACAGGGCAGAGTACCAGCAAACACCGCaggagagcagggcagagtaccaacaaacaacacaggagagcagggcagagtaccaacaaacaacacaggagagcagggcagagtaccAGCAAACAACACAGGAGAGCAGGCCAGGGTACCAACAAACAACACAGGAATGCAGGACAGAGTACCAAGAAACAACACAGGAGCGCAGGACAGAGTACCAAGAAACAACACAGGAGCGGAGGACAGAGTACCAACAAACAACACAGAAGGGCAGGACAGAGTACCAAAAAACAACACAGGAGAGCAGGGCAGATTACCAACAAACAACACaggagagcagggcagagtacttgtag